The Arachis duranensis cultivar V14167 chromosome 9, aradu.V14167.gnm2.J7QH, whole genome shotgun sequence genomic sequence aagattatataaaatattttatactaccaatatataaaaattaaactcatatgTATATGTGTGTATATAACACTTTGATTCCTTTGAACTTGCAGAATAGGAAGGAGGAAGCTACCACTGTGCTTTCCAAAATTTACCCATCACCTCGGTTGGGGGACGAAATAGCAATTCTTGAAGATCACTtggaaaaagaaagcaagaacaAGGTCAAGGTTAAATTTAGTGATGTGTTCAAATTGAAAGAAATCAGATTAGCATTCATCTGTGGAGCTGGACTTCAAGCATTCCAACAATTTGTTGGAATTAGCGTTATAATGTACTATAGTCCAATAATAATCCAAATGGCAGGCTTCAAGTCCAATGAATCAGCATTGTTCTTGTCACTTGTTGTTTCAGCCTTAAATGCTGCTGGCACAATTTTGGGCATTTACCTAATTGACATTGCTGGGAGGAAAAAGCTTGTTATTGGAAGCTTGTCGGGTGTGGTTGGAGCCTTGATCCTCCTCTCTGTGTCTTGTATTATTATAGGAAATGGGAACAAAAGACAAGTTTTTGGATGGCTTGCTATTGCAGGTTTGGGTgtgtatattttattctttgCACCTGGAATGGGACCTGTTCCTTGGACTTTGAACTCAGAGATATACCCTGAAGAGTATAGAGGGTTATGTGCTGGCATGTCAGCCACAGTAAACTGGATTAGCAGTGTGATAATGTCAACTAGCTTCCTTTCAATGGCGGAAGGAATTGGACTTGGCCAAAGTTTCTTGATTCTTTTGGGAGTAGCTGTTCTTGCAATAGTATTCGTAATCATTTATATGCCAGAAACAAAAGGATTAACTTTTGAAGAAGTGGCAGACATTTGGAACCAAAGAGCCTACGGAAAggataaaaatatagaaagcaTCATTGAGAAAGCAAGtgcatgattttttaaaatgcaCAAATCATTAGGTAAAGATTATTTGCGGGATTTTCTAACTTCTAAGAGGTCAATGTTGTAATGCATGCTCCAAGTCTCCAAAATTTTTCTTGAGCCTTggaatttttttcaaaagttgttTATATGGGGAATAGATCCTCttaattgtttttctcaatTGTTTTGACAAATGTGATATTTACCATCCAACATGTGAGTTATATATTAAAAACGGTCAAcatgatcaaagtataataGATGCATTAAATTTGagttttgatacctttttcaaTTGCAATTTTAAGTGTGTGACtcgcaaaataaaaattttcttaattctaaacaaaattttatatatataaaaggaaGAAGGTagaattcattaaaaaatacgcactaattattaaaaactaagGTTGAGATTTCTAAAAgttggattaaaaaaaattgtcatcACAGTTTGCACAAAATCTGAACATATAATTTTATGGATGGATTCGAAAAGTTAACGTGACTTGGAAAGAACAACAAAACGGAAGATGACGCTGCGATGAACAAGTGTGAACCAAAAATCTTGAGTTACGATAAACAAGCGTGAACCAAAAATCTCGGTATCTCCCTTGGTATTCCCCCGAAAATGCATCTAGAAGTAAAAGCATTTGGAGTTGAGCTATAGACTATAGAGGGAACAAGGAATCAATTTAAAGGGACAACCTAACTTTACATTtttaaagcataaaaattaatacgCCTGCCGTTACAGGAAATCCAATTACTATAGTTCTTTTTCCTGCTTCAAAGCAGAAAACCAAAATTGAGGGAAAAGGGGTACATATAAAGATGTCAGGCGCTAGTTGAGTTTTACTTGGCACTCAAAGTAGGAAACTGGCCATGATCTCCAATGGCTGGAGCTCTTTCATTTTCATAGCCAGCAGCATAGCCACCACCAAATCCACCTGTTGCACCCCGACCACGGCCTCGGCCACGGCCTCGGCTACGGCCTTGGTTATGGTAAGTCTCACCTTCTGCTGGCTTCAAAAACTCATTAATGCTGACGGACTAAGAACATGAAACCAAATCAGACAAAAAGCACAAGTCAGAAAAGACGGCATGTACGAAAAATGTGAAATAAACAGGTGGAAGTGGAACCCATAATCAATATCACAATAGTATAAGGGCAACTTCTACATGAAATTCCCCTTCAGTGAAATAAAACAGTGAACCAAGTAAGAACGGCAATTAGTATGAAGGCTACAGAGGGTAATTTTCACTAAATGAAAAACGGAAGATGCCAAAAGTTATCGAGATTGATTTTAAATGATATAGCAAACATGAGAAAAAGCAACAAAACCATACCTTCTTGGATTTCTCTTCCTTCTCAAGAGCCTCCTTGCGCTTATCCTTATCTGATCCCTGGACAGAAGGAAGACCCAATTGATGTTATGATATCCAGAATGTACTGTAAACCGAATATAATAAGATacaaaatagaagagaaatgtGCAGCCAAATATTTTTACCAGTTTTATAAAGATGTCATCATTGTCTTTCTTGCTTGACAGTTGCTGCATGGATTCAAAAACTTTTGTATCTACCTTCCTCTCTTCAGTCTTGAGTGCTTGCAAGGCCTTCCTTTTCTCTTCTAGTACTTTTTCATATTCTTCCAGAGTCATTTCCTATCAAACAGATCAATATCAGTCAGACAATgggataaaataattaatgagcACAATTTATGGAATTCTGCAGATCACTTCTAATGTTTAATTTTGAACTTTTACGTTAAAAACCTTCCCTTTTGCTCCCCCTTTCCCAAAATCCATATTCCCATTCGCAAACTAGTGTGTGGGTGCAGGTGCAGGTGTGAGAGAGAGCAGAACAATCACCTTATCTTCAGCTTCTTTTTCTGCTGCTTCATTAGAAGGTTTCTCCTTATTTCCATCTGCTGCAACATCATCTTCACCAGAAGGCTTATCATCACTCAAATTCTTTCCAGTTTCATTCGCTTCCTCAGCCGCCCtaagtaaatttaaaaagataagaaatgtGCAGCAGCACATtcaagaaaatagaataaagtAGAAAACATGTGTCAAGGATTGTCATCAGAACTATTTAGTGCATGGTTGTGACATGGAATGCTTACGGAGCATGTTCTTCAGTTTGATTTCCCCAATTTCCTCTCCCAGAACCTTCGCGTTTGAATTCACTTCTGTATAATAGAAGAAGAAACATAAATAGAGGAATGGAAAGTCAGAATAATGAGTACTCAGTTCTTAGTGTAACATTCACCCGCGGCCAGTCCCACTGTGTCGTTCAAATGCTCTTCCTGGATGCCCATCTTCACCACCTTCTCCATTGCTGAAGCCTCCACCACGCCGCCAACCCCCTCGATAAGGACCTCGGGATCCACCAAGCCTTTCTGACGGCTTCCAGGTGTCTCCTTCAGGAGGACCATGACCAGCAGGGGCAGCAAATGAGTTCTCATCACCGAAATAGTCACGGTTGAAACTACCAGCCCCACGGCCACGACCATGTCCACGCCCACGTCCTCCCCCTCCACGTCCGCCGCGGGATGTTTCATTTCTTGCCTCCCTCACTATCACAATAAAAATCAGAATGTTTAGCATAAAGTAAAAGGAGATCAACCATGATATGAGCCTCATCAACAAAAAAAACCTAAGGAATCAGAATTTCAGATTACataaaagtataaaacaaaTACATGCTTAACtgaaatagaagagaaaaaaaaaacaccaagAAAAGTTATCTTTCTAATCTAAATATTGAAGAATCGgttttaaacagaaaaatacatgaTTTTTTAATACAAGCTAATTTAATATTGAATAGCTAGTTTGAACCGAATCATCTTAAGGGACTTCAAGCACCATTGGAAAAATTCGAACCATTCTACAGCaaatatattttcgaaaacagaAACATGTAAGtttctgttttcaatttttaCCAATGTGGGATTACAAAGTCACCTTCACCTTAAACCAACCATATCATTTTACATGGTAAATCATGTTAGAAAGAATAGAAACACATGTAAGAATAGAAAAGTACGAAGCAAGTTTCAAAACAATTTGGTgtaaaaagaagaacaaaaggaATGGAGCAAAAGGGAAGAGCATGCTACGTGTCAGAATTCTATATtgtaaaacaaaacatataGTTATATGCCAGAGTAGTGAATGTTCGTATAAGGAAACTAGAGCGCATAAATCTTAGAACGCCATAAATAAAAGAGAGTCCAGAAAGAAAGCAAAACGATGAATAAGAATTCgcaatgaaaaaagagaaagaaaacggAACCAGCTTGAGAAGGAGGGGTAGGCTTGGTGGGAAGTTGAGCTTGCTTGTTGAGCTGAGGTTTCTTGGCGGCGGCGGCGACGGCGGGAGGAGCAGCGGACTTCTGCTGCTCGGCTTCGATTCGGTGGGAAGGGTCCTGTGTATCGTCGGACAAGAGATCGAAAGGGTTCATTGTCGCCATTGGTGAGAATACCCGGAGAAGACGAAATCGGTGGCCGACGCGGTGGCTGCTGCTCCTCCCTGACGGGGTTAGTGTATGTTATTCCACCGAAACACAGATCCTATCTCATCAACAACTCCATCTATCAGCGGAcccagagagagagagggggaaaACGAAAAACCCTAGCCGCAAAAAatagagagtgagagagagagagagagagagtgaaagaAACGCACAGCAACCTCATCTACAATTGCGGGATTTATTTGGGAATTTCATGCCCCTTACTGCATTAGGTTACTTTTTCTAGAAGTAAATAAATGTACTATTATCATATCAATATAGTACTAATTGTATTATCTCGCTAAGAAGTATAGTACTAATTGTATTAATTAGgaaattttctttaattattatatcaatatatttttattttcggaACAGATATTCGCTCATCATTATTTT encodes the following:
- the LOC107467618 gene encoding inositol transporter 1-like; this translates as MGMSMNAGTSDYLKKYPERRISFFQSSYIVRVSFAAGIGGLLFGYDTGVISGALLYINEEFEYVKKSYLLQEIIVSMALVGAIFGAAIGGYINDVFGRRIATIIADLSFIIGSMIMAFAPNPMLIIVGRFLVGLGVGFASITAPLYIAEVSPSEIRGGLVSANCLMITGGQFLSYVINYGLTRVPGTWRWMLGLAATPALIQLVLMMFLPESPRWLYHKNRKEEATTVLSKIYPSPRLGDEIAILEDHLEKESKNKVKVKFSDVFKLKEIRLAFICGAGLQAFQQFVGISVIMYYSPIIIQMAGFKSNESALFLSLVVSALNAAGTILGIYLIDIAGRKKLVIGSLSGVVGALILLSVSCIIIGNGNKRQVFGWLAIAGLGVYILFFAPGMGPVPWTLNSEIYPEEYRGLCAGMSATVNWISSVIMSTSFLSMAEGIGLGQSFLILLGVAVLAIVFVIIYMPETKGLTFEEVADIWNQRAYGKDKNIESIIEKASA
- the LOC107467682 gene encoding RGG repeats nuclear RNA binding protein A; translation: MATMNPFDLLSDDTQDPSHRIEAEQQKSAAPPAVAAAAKKPQLNKQAQLPTKPTPPSQAVREARNETSRGGRGGGGRGRGHGRGRGAGSFNRDYFGDENSFAAPAGHGPPEGDTWKPSERLGGSRGPYRGGWRRGGGFSNGEGGEDGHPGRAFERHSGTGRGSEFKREGSGRGNWGNQTEEHAPAAEEANETGKNLSDDKPSGEDDVAADGNKEKPSNEAAEKEAEDKEMTLEEYEKVLEEKRKALQALKTEERKVDTKVFESMQQLSSKKDNDDIFIKLGSDKDKRKEALEKEEKSKKSVSINEFLKPAEGETYHNQGRSRGRGRGRGRGATGGFGGGYAAGYENERAPAIGDHGQFPTLSAK